The following coding sequences are from one Amphiprion ocellaris isolate individual 3 ecotype Okinawa chromosome 19, ASM2253959v1, whole genome shotgun sequence window:
- the gps1 gene encoding COP9 signalosome complex subunit 1, producing the protein MPLPVQVFNFQGSVEPMQIDADPQEDQQNAPDTNYIVENPTLDLEQYATSYSGLMRIERLQFIAEHCPQLRVEALKMALTFVQRTFNVDTYEEIHRKLTEATREVQGVPDTVPEGGVVPPPLDSAWAESTRKKALLKLEKLDTDLKNYKGNSIKESIRRGHDDLGDHYLDCGDLSNALKCYSRARDYCTSAKHVINMCLNVIKVSVYLQNWSHVLSYVNKAESTPEIAEQRGERDSQNQAVLTKLKCAAGLAELASRKYKPAAKCFLQASFDHCDCPELLSPSNVAVYGGLCALATFDRQELQRNVISSSSFKLFLELEPQIRDIIFKFYESKYASCLKLLDEMKDNLLLDMYLAPHVKTLYSQIRNRALIQYFSPYVSADMTKMAQAFNTTVAALEDELTQLILEGLINARIDSHSKILYARDVDQRSTTFEKSLHMGKEFQRRAKAMILRAAVLRNQIHVKSPPREGSQGELTPANSQTRMSTNM; encoded by the exons atgccTTTACCTGTGCAAGTATTTAACTTTCAG GGGTCTGTGGAGCCGATGCAGATTGATGCGGACCCCCAGGAGGACCAGCAGAATGCTCCAGATACCAACTACATAGTGGAGAACCCAACTCTG GATCTGGAGCAGTATGCAACCAGCTACAGTGGATTAATGCGCATTGAGAGGCTTCAGTTCATTGCTGAGCATTGCCCTCAGCTTCGAGTGGAGGCCCTGAAAATGGCCCTAACCTTTGTACAGAGGACCTTCAATGTTGACACTTACGAAGAGATTCACCGCAAACTCACAGAGGCCACACG GGAAGTGCAGGGTGTGCCAGACACAGTGCCTGAAGGTGGAgttgttcctcctcctctggacTCAGCCTGGGCAGAATCCACCAGGAAAAAGGCTCTGCTCAAGCTGGAGAAACTGGATACTGATCTCAAGAACTACAAAGGCAACTCCATTAAGGAGAGCATCAG GCGAGGCCATGATGACTTGGGGGACCATTACCTGGACTGCGGTGACCTCAGTAACGCCCTAAAGTGCTATTCCCGAGCCAGAGACTACTGCACCAGTGCAAAGCATGTTATTAATATGTGTCTGAATGTCATCAAG GTTAGTGTTTATCTCCAGAACTGGTCACATGTGCTGAGCTACGTCAATAAGGCAGAATCCACGCCAGAGATTGCCGAG cAAAGAGGAGAGCGAGATAGCCAAAATCAAGCAGTCCTTACCAAATTAAAGTGTGCCGCAG GATTGGCAGAGTTGGCTTCCCGAAAATACAAACCAGCTGCCAAGTGCTTCCTGCAGGCTTCCTTTGACCACTGTGACTGTCCAGAG CTTCTGTCACCCAGTAATGTAGCTGTGTATGGTGGTTTGTGTGCTTTGGCCACATTCGACAGACAAGAGCTCCAACGTAACGTCATCTCCAGCAG CTCCTTTAAGTTATTTCTAGAATTGGAACCTCAGATCCGTGACATCATCTTTAAGTTCTACGAGTCCAAGTACGCATCCTGCCTCAAGCTGCTGGATGAAATGAAG GATAACCTCCTGTTGGACATGTACCTGGCACCTCACGTCAAGACACTGTACAGCCAGATAAGGAACAGAGCCCTCATTCAG tatTTCAGCCCCTACGTGTCAGCAGACATGACTAAGATGGCTCAGGCCTTCAACACCACTGTAGCAGCTCTGGAAGACGAGCTCACCCAGCTCATACTGGAGGGTCTCATCAACGCACGGATCGACTCGCACAGCAAG ATTCTGTATGCGAGAGACGTGGACCAGAGGAGCACCACGTTCGAGAAGTCGCTTCACATGGGCAAAGAGTTCCAGAGACGAGCCAAAGCCATGATCCTCCGTGCTGCTGTGCTGCGCAACCAGATCCACGTCAAG